Genomic DNA from Lutibacter sp. A80:
GGAAAATCATTAAATCTAGATAAAAATGTTACTAAAGTAGGTCTTCAAGGTGCTATAAATGTAATGCATTATCTAGAAATGAGAGATTTTTCTTCAAGAATATCAAAGGAAGATCCTGAAAATCCACCAATAATAATTAAAACTTCTAAATGGATTAGAGCTAAGCGTTCAGGTATGTATAGATCTTATATACACGTAGGTCAAAAAGTAGAAAAAGGTGTTAAATTAGGTAGTATTTCAGATCCTTTTGGCGAGTATGAAAGTGTTTTTAAAAATCCACAAGAAGGGTATATTTTAAATTCAAATCATGCGCCAGTTGTAAACCAAGGAGATGCATTATTACATATTGGTTTTGAATAAATTATGTTAAAAGTTGAAAATGTATCATTTGGTTATACTTCAAAAGAAGTTTTAAAAAATGTTAGTTTTACCGCTAGCAAAGGAGATTATATTGCTATAATTGGCGAAAGTGGTTGTGGAAAAAGTACTTTATTAGAAATTATTTATGGTTTATTACATATTGAAAAAGGCGCTGTTTATTGGAATGAAGAGAAGCTTTTAGGACCTAATTTTTATCTAATTCCAGGTGAGGATTTTATGAAATATTTACCTCAAGATTTTGATTTAATGCCATATATAACTGTTGAAGAAAATATTGGAAAAAATATTTCAAGTCTAGACCCAAATAAGCTAAATAGAATTAAAGAATTGCTAGAAGTTGTAGATATGAGCAACTTTTTAAATACCAAAGTGAAAAATTTAAGTGGAGGTCAAAAACAACGTGTAGCTATAGCGAAAGTTTTGGCTGATGAACCAGAAGTTTTATTGTTAGATGAACCTTTTAGTCATATAGATAATTTTAGAAAAAATAATTTAAGAAGAAGTATTTTTAGGTATTTAAAATCAAAAAATATTTTATGTATTGTTGCTACGCATGATACAACCGATGCGCTTTCGTTTGCCGATGAAATTTTAGTGATTAGAGATGGGAAATTAGTAGCAAAAAATACACCAGAAACCTTATATAATAATCCAGAAAGTAAATATGTAGCTTCTTTTTTTAATGAAATAAATGAAATTCCATTACATATAATAGAAGCAAAAAACACTTCGAAAGAAACAGTTTTATTATACCCAAATCAGTTAAAAGTAGTTGAAAAATCCGAATTAAAAGCAACAGTTATTGCATCTTATTTTAAAGGAAGTTATTATTTAATTGAGGCCGATTTAAAGAATGAAACTATATTTTTTGAGCATACAACCAAATTAGAAATTAATCAAAAAGTGGATATAGAGGTGAATAAGAGCTGAAAAAATTAGTTATTTTCTAATGGAAGAGAAATAAAAACTTTAGTTCCTTTTTCTAAATTACTATTAATATTAATTTTTCCTTTGTTTATGGTTAAAAACTCCTTACAAAGTTTTAATCCTAAACCAGTTCCTTTTTCATTGTCTGTTCCAAAAGTAGAAATAGAGGTATTAATTTCAAAAATTTTCGAGAGTGTTTCTTTATTAATACCAACACCGTTATCAGCTATTGCAATTGTGCATATATTTTGGGTTGTGTCAACTTCTGCCAAAATAATTTCAATTTTACCATTAGTTTTGGTGAATTTTATAGCATTAGAAATTAGGTTTCTAATTATGGTATCAACCATATCATAATCGGCATAGATAAATAAATCTTGTTCAAAATTACAACTCAGATTAATATTTTTTAATTTAACTTGAGAATTAAAAAGATTGATATTGTTATGAATTATTTTATAGAGATTTAGCTTGTAAGGTTTGTAAGTAATTAACCCAGTATTGGTATTTGCCCATTTTAATAAATTATCGAGTAAGTTAAAGGTGTTTTTACTATTTTGATAAAGCGATTTGGTTAGTTTTTCTCTTTTTTCATCTGTAATATCATTAAGCCAAAGGAGCTCTCCAATTTGTTGTAAACCACCTAAAGGACCTTTTAAATCGTGAGCAATAATTGAGAAAAAATTATCTTTACTTTTTATTAAAGCATTTAATTTTTGATTGTCTTTTTCTTTTAAAATAAAAATTAATAGTAAGGGAATAATTAAATTAAAAATTAAGAAAAATATGAGCGGTAAAACAAGCATATAGTTAGTTGAAAACATACTTGTTTTGGTGCCTAAAGAGGCACCTAATGCACGAAATAATAGAAATATTGCAGCAAGTGTAAAAATATAACCAGTTAAGTGTTGTATTTTAGTTTTTCTTTTATTTGTTAAAAGGATATAAGATGTATAAGCGTATATTATTGCAACACTTAACGACATAGCTGCAATTCTAGTATTAATAGGTGAGGTACTAAAATAAATTAATACTACCGAAAAAGCTATAGGTATTAACAAGCATTGTTTAAAATGTTTTAAATTAAATTTTCTTTCAATAAAGGAAATACAATAAACTTCATAAAATACAATAAATAAATTTATTGTAGTATTTAAAAAAATACTTATTGGGTTTGGAATGCTATCTCGTGTTGAAAGCATTATTAAAAAAAATATACCTAATATTCTAGAAAGAATAAAAATATTAATAATTGGGTTTTTTACTTTATATAATTTAATATAGGTAGCAAATAAAGCAATAATAAATATATTAGCGGCAGCCGAGAAAAGAAATAAAGTTTTTACATCTATTGGAATCATATTTATTATTTACGGTAAATATATGTATTAAATTCCTGTACTTCCAAAGCCACCAGTACCACGTTCAGTTTCATTTAAAACTTCTACAAGCTCCCATTTGGCACGTTCGTGTTTTGCAATTACTAATTGCGCTATACGTTCTCCATCATTTATAATAAAATCTTCGTTAGAAATATTCACTAAAATTACTCCAATTTCACCTCTATAATCAGCATCAATAGTTCCAGGAGCATTTAAAACTGTAATTCCTTTTTTTGCTGCTAAACCACTTCTTGGACGCACTTGGGCTTCTGTTCCTATAGGGAGTGCTATAAATAGTCCAGTTTTTACAATGGCACGCTCTAAAGGTTTTAAAGTTATTGCTTCCGAAATATTTGCACGTAAATCCATTCCGGCAGATGCAATGGTTTCATAATTTGGTAATTCGTGTTTAGATTTGTTAATAATTTGTATTTGCATAAGTAGTTATTATTGTTGGTATGATTTAATAGTTATTTTATTATTTTCGTTTAAGCATTCCTAAGATTTCCTTTTTTTCATTAAAATAAATTAGTAATCCAAAAATTAAAACTAAGCCAACGGAAACAAAATAATTTTCTCTAAAATGATTAAAAGAAATATAGGAAATTAACGTAGCAGAAAACAAATAGCCTAATATTTTTTTTATGTTGTATGGTACAGGATAATGTTTTTTTCCAATAAAATAAGATAATAGCATCATTATTCCATATGCAGTTAAAGTTGCCCAAGCAGAAGCCATAAAGCCTATTTTAGGAATCATAATTACATTTAAAACAATAGTAATAATAGCTCCTATTATTGAAAAATACATTCCAAACCTAGTTTTGTCGGTTAATTTATACCAAATAGCCAAATTATGATAAACTCCTAATAAAAGGTTGGCTAATAAAATTATTGGAACAATTATTAAGGCTTCAAAATACTCATCGCTTCCTAATAAAATGGAAGCAAAAATATCGATAAATCCTACAATAAATATCATAAAAAATGCACCGGCAATTATAAACCAGTTTAATATTTTAGCATAGGTTTGTGTAGCATTTTTTTCTTCGGAATGATTGAAAAAGAAAGGTTCTGCACCCAATCTAAATGCCATTATAAAAAGTGTCATAAAAACACCTAATTTATAGCAGGCGGCATAAATTCCCATTTGTTGTTCGCCAATCATATCTCCCAATAATAATTTATCTAAATTTTCATTGGTTACATAGGCCAAACCAGCAATTAAGATAGGGAAAGCATAGCGTAGCATTTTTTTTAATAATTCAAAATCGAACTGAAATTTAAATTTAAAAAGTGTTGGTAGTAATAACAAAAATGTGGTGGCGCTGGCTATGGTTCCGGCAATAAAAATAAATATAACGGTTGGGTTGTTTTGGTAACTTAAAATTATCCAAGTAGGTAATGTTATATTTTTTTGAATTGCATAGGGTACAAACCATAAAAAAAACAGATTAAAAAATGCAAAAATTAAGATGTTTAATACTTTGTATAATGTAAATCTTATTGGTCTGTTAGTAACACGTAAATATGCATAAGGTATAACCACCATAGTATCTAAAACAGTTGTCCAAATTAATAATTTAAAGAAAAGAGGATCTTTAAAACCAAAAAAGGTTGAAATTTCAGTGCTAAAAATTAGCATTGCAACTAAAAATAAAAATGTAGTTGTTGCTAAACTTAAAAACGACGTTGAAACAACTTTTCCCTTATCTTTTTCTTTTGAAAAAAAACGAAAAAATGCAGTTTCCATTCCATAGGTTAGTAGGGCATTAAAATAAGCGGCATACACATAATAATCGGTGTTTACTGCATATTTTTCAGCAGAAAGTTTAGAAGTATGTAATTTTACTAAAATAATATTAATAGCTCTCGGTAAAACAGCTGCAATTCCGTAAATTATAGTGTCTTTAAAAAATTGTTTAAGTGCGCTCAAAGTGATTTTGTAAATTTGTTATAAAAGTAAAATATTTTACTTCAATTTAGAATGAAATCTGATTTAATTAAACATATAGAAAATCAAATCAATAAAACATTGCATTTAAAATCTAGTTTTACGTGGCAAAATGTTAGTGGTGGTTCTATAAATAATGCTTATAAATTAAGTTCTAAAGCAGCTACTTTTTTTGTAAAAACCAATACTATTTCAACTTTTAATAATGGTTTTAAAGAGGAGGTTTTAGGATTGCAGTTTTTAAAAAGTAATGGTGTAACTACTCCAAAAATAATTGTAGAAGGAGCCTTTGAAACTGAAATTTATTTAGTTTTAAGTTGGGTTGAAAATTGTTGCGAAACAAATGAATTTTGGCAAAACTTTGCTGTTAAATTAGCCGATTTACATAGGCATAATAATATTTATTTTGGTTTGGAGTATGATAATTTTATGGGACAATTACTTCAAAAAAATATTTTTTGCGATAATTTTGAAACTTTTTTTATCGAAAACAGATTAAAACCTCAGGTTAAGTTAGCTTTTGATAACGGATTACTTCAAACAAAAGAAATGTTGTTATTTAAAAATTTATATAAGCAATTAACTAATATAATTCCACCAGAAAAACCTTGTGCAATTCACGGTGATTTATGGAGTGGTAATTATATTTCCAGTTTAAATAATCAGGTTGTTTTTATTGATCCCGCTGTGTATTACGGACATAGAGAGGTAGATTTAGCAATGAGTTTATTATTTGGTGGATTTTCTAATACATTTTACACTACGTATAATGAGGTGTTTGCTTTAGAAAAAGGCTTTAACAAAAGAAAAGATATTTATAATTTATATCCGTTATTAATTCATTTAAATTTGTTTGGTAAAATGTATCTAAAAAGCATTAAAACTATAGTTTCTCAGTTTTAAGAGTGCAATTGATTTAGTTTTTTTACTTTTGAAAAACTAAATCTAATAAAATGAATATAAACCCTAAAATAGCTGTTTTTGGAGGAGGAAGTTGGGCTACGGCAATTGTAAAAATGCTGTGCGAAAATTTAGAGCAAGTAGGTTGGTATATGAGAAACCAGAGTGCTATAGATTATATAAAAGAAAACGAACATAATCCAAATTATATAAGCTCTGCAACTTTTAATGTAAATCAATTATTTTTATCTAGTGATATTAATGAAATGGTAAAATATGCAGATATTTTAATTTTTGCCATACCATCTGCATTTGTAAAAACAGAATTAGATAAAATAACCGAACCGTATACTTCAAAAACTGTGTTTTCGGCAATTAAAGGAATTATTCCAGAAAGTGGTTTAATTGTGGGAGAACATTTTAATAAGATATTAGATGTTCCAATTGAAAATATTGGTGTAATTACTGGGCCTTGTCATGCAGAAGAAGTTGCAATGGAACGTTTATCTTATTTAACAATTGCTTGTAAAGATGAAGAAAAAGCGAAAATATTAAGTAATTATATTTCGAGCAATTATATAAAAACAAAAATTTCAGATGATATTATTGGTACTGAATATACTGCAATGCTAAAAAATATTTATGCTATAGCAGCTGGTATTGCACACGGTTTAGGTTATGGAGATAATTTTCAAGCTGTGTTAATGTCTAATTCAATTCGAGAAATTAAACGTTTTATTAAAAAAGTACATAAAATGAAACGCAATATTAATAATTCTGCATATTTAGGCGATTTATTAGTAACAGGTTATTCTGTTTTTAGTAGAAATAGAATGTTTGGAAATATGATTGGAAAAGGTTACACCGTAAAAAGTGCTATGATGGAAATGAGTATGATTGCTGAAGGATATTATGCAACAAAAAGCGCTTATTTATTAATTAAAAAAAGTAAAACAAGAACCCCAATTATTGATGCTGTTTATCAAATATTATACGAAAATAAAAATCCTAAAACAGTATTTAATAAATTAATAGAGTTAATAGATTAATAATAAATATCTATAATTTTTTTCTAAAATAACTATTTTAAAATCCAAAATATTAGTAACTTGGTATCATAATTTATTTTTAACAATGAAAAAAGGTACAGTAAAATTTTTTAACGAATCTAAAGGTTTTGGATTTGTAACAGAAGAAGGTTCTAACACAGATTATTTTGTACACGTTTCTGGATTGATTGATGAAATCCGAGAAGGTGATCAAGTAGAGTTTGAACTTAAAGAAGGTAGAAAAGGTTTAAATGCAGTTAATGTAAAAGTTATCTAAATAATAAAATCTTTTAAAAAAAAAACAAGAAACTCATTCTTTTGAATGGGTTTTTTTGTTTCTAAAAATTTGTGAATCAACACAGTTAACTATAAGATGTCTTATTGATAAATATCATATCAAAAGCACTGTTTTTTAATTAATTTAGTAGTTTAAATAAAAGTTTTGTAATGAGTGAACGAATTGGTATTTTATATGCAACAGTCGATGGACATACAACAAAAATATGTAATGAAATTGTGAAACTAGCAGAAGAAAAAAATGTTGATATTCAATTATTTACAATAGATGCTTTTACTAAAAATATTGCTGATTTCGATAAATTTATAATTGCTTCAAGTATAAGATACGGTGTTCATAATAAAGAAATAATAGCAT
This window encodes:
- a CDS encoding ABC transporter ATP-binding protein yields the protein MLKVENVSFGYTSKEVLKNVSFTASKGDYIAIIGESGCGKSTLLEIIYGLLHIEKGAVYWNEEKLLGPNFYLIPGEDFMKYLPQDFDLMPYITVEENIGKNISSLDPNKLNRIKELLEVVDMSNFLNTKVKNLSGGQKQRVAIAKVLADEPEVLLLDEPFSHIDNFRKNNLRRSIFRYLKSKNILCIVATHDTTDALSFADEILVIRDGKLVAKNTPETLYNNPESKYVASFFNEINEIPLHIIEAKNTSKETVLLYPNQLKVVEKSELKATVIASYFKGSYYLIEADLKNETIFFEHTTKLEINQKVDIEVNKS
- a CDS encoding sensor histidine kinase KdpD; the protein is MIPIDVKTLFLFSAAANIFIIALFATYIKLYKVKNPIINIFILSRILGIFFLIMLSTRDSIPNPISIFLNTTINLFIVFYEVYCISFIERKFNLKHFKQCLLIPIAFSVVLIYFSTSPINTRIAAMSLSVAIIYAYTSYILLTNKRKTKIQHLTGYIFTLAAIFLLFRALGASLGTKTSMFSTNYMLVLPLIFFLIFNLIIPLLLIFILKEKDNQKLNALIKSKDNFFSIIAHDLKGPLGGLQQIGELLWLNDITDEKREKLTKSLYQNSKNTFNLLDNLLKWANTNTGLITYKPYKLNLYKIIHNNINLFNSQVKLKNINLSCNFEQDLFIYADYDMVDTIIRNLISNAIKFTKTNGKIEIILAEVDTTQNICTIAIADNGVGINKETLSKIFEINTSISTFGTDNEKGTGLGLKLCKEFLTINKGKININSNLEKGTKVFISLPLENN
- the dut gene encoding dUTP diphosphatase, with protein sequence MQIQIINKSKHELPNYETIASAGMDLRANISEAITLKPLERAIVKTGLFIALPIGTEAQVRPRSGLAAKKGITVLNAPGTIDADYRGEIGVILVNISNEDFIINDGERIAQLVIAKHERAKWELVEVLNETERGTGGFGSTGI
- a CDS encoding polysaccharide biosynthesis C-terminal domain-containing protein, with the translated sequence MSALKQFFKDTIIYGIAAVLPRAINIILVKLHTSKLSAEKYAVNTDYYVYAAYFNALLTYGMETAFFRFFSKEKDKGKVVSTSFLSLATTTFLFLVAMLIFSTEISTFFGFKDPLFFKLLIWTTVLDTMVVIPYAYLRVTNRPIRFTLYKVLNILIFAFFNLFFLWFVPYAIQKNITLPTWIILSYQNNPTVIFIFIAGTIASATTFLLLLPTLFKFKFQFDFELLKKMLRYAFPILIAGLAYVTNENLDKLLLGDMIGEQQMGIYAACYKLGVFMTLFIMAFRLGAEPFFFNHSEEKNATQTYAKILNWFIIAGAFFMIFIVGFIDIFASILLGSDEYFEALIIVPIILLANLLLGVYHNLAIWYKLTDKTRFGMYFSIIGAIITIVLNVIMIPKIGFMASAWATLTAYGIMMLLSYFIGKKHYPVPYNIKKILGYLFSATLISYISFNHFRENYFVSVGLVLIFGLLIYFNEKKEILGMLKRK
- a CDS encoding fructosamine kinase family protein, whose product is MKSDLIKHIENQINKTLHLKSSFTWQNVSGGSINNAYKLSSKAATFFVKTNTISTFNNGFKEEVLGLQFLKSNGVTTPKIIVEGAFETEIYLVLSWVENCCETNEFWQNFAVKLADLHRHNNIYFGLEYDNFMGQLLQKNIFCDNFETFFIENRLKPQVKLAFDNGLLQTKEMLLFKNLYKQLTNIIPPEKPCAIHGDLWSGNYISSLNNQVVFIDPAVYYGHREVDLAMSLLFGGFSNTFYTTYNEVFALEKGFNKRKDIYNLYPLLIHLNLFGKMYLKSIKTIVSQF
- a CDS encoding NAD(P)H-dependent glycerol-3-phosphate dehydrogenase translates to MNINPKIAVFGGGSWATAIVKMLCENLEQVGWYMRNQSAIDYIKENEHNPNYISSATFNVNQLFLSSDINEMVKYADILIFAIPSAFVKTELDKITEPYTSKTVFSAIKGIIPESGLIVGEHFNKILDVPIENIGVITGPCHAEEVAMERLSYLTIACKDEEKAKILSNYISSNYIKTKISDDIIGTEYTAMLKNIYAIAAGIAHGLGYGDNFQAVLMSNSIREIKRFIKKVHKMKRNINNSAYLGDLLVTGYSVFSRNRMFGNMIGKGYTVKSAMMEMSMIAEGYYATKSAYLLIKKSKTRTPIIDAVYQILYENKNPKTVFNKLIELID
- a CDS encoding cold-shock protein, with the translated sequence MKKGTVKFFNESKGFGFVTEEGSNTDYFVHVSGLIDEIREGDQVEFELKEGRKGLNAVNVKVI